Proteins co-encoded in one Sphingobacteriales bacterium genomic window:
- a CDS encoding T9SS type A sorting domain-containing protein, whose protein sequence is MLTENDTIPINIQYDAAGNLMWWEKLYVDEIPLFLGYKSVSITPYQVTCIEDIDIYFRKKLIGNSYGINIGIECLTTPYLYIYNKYWQYTLSNGTMLLISRNTAKETLVSIACPYKAIPSAADLKDSGDFKEITKGIIAYKKTSPSPSLPLLRWSLREQMYKFSIPAGSKHTLRVDTIGADVKKIVRAPDSVSINLLGYRYSEQAVLDSLVFENNYPENNDFYVKLYQHRDSIQRDSSTWYRPFDKSYTLENLPDGVYTIHLLNNDEEIKTSVFTVSEQPLVPQVSTYNYAENPEPNLYQYCKEFMPDTLYAQGTNIKWYEMLADSIYALLAEGNTYFPTSNDQVIYVSQTTALGYESEKLAITLEPLPPPNLGGGYFNLYEQPGSCDVTFGYNCLYCVAYCVDDEFPFVLQVGLQSINFYKDGVPISAPYVGNQYDYNYACLCLGHCNYYATKGNGVYTIEFYLKNEYGCENVIAHDFNVITYPDIDKKVTVCTDDPAIELAGENLLWYDNSGATLLGQGNTFEIYSPGFYQVSQTVNGVEGPKCKFEATLQSPNYDPFNPNDCYKQQLADIAAGGTSSIGNISIDDVAVTFPPTAPNYTDMTKEDGGGKQGSLAFVPTSRRFSIAPNPVEDVAILRLPADMEVELRLWSAAGKLLWEQQKAADGERITMADLAAGVYYVELRSASGVYSMKLVKIDK, encoded by the coding sequence TTGCTCACTGAAAATGATACCATTCCCATTAATATTCAATATGATGCTGCCGGCAACTTAATGTGGTGGGAGAAACTATATGTTGATGAAATTCCCTTGTTTTTAGGCTACAAAAGTGTCAGCATCACTCCTTATCAAGTTACTTGTATTGAGGATATTGATATTTATTTCAGAAAAAAACTAATAGGTAATAGCTATGGTATAAACATTGGGATCGAATGTCTTACTACACCTTATTTATATATATACAATAAATATTGGCAATATACCCTGTCAAATGGAACTATGCTACTCATTAGCAGAAATACAGCTAAAGAAACTTTAGTGTCAATAGCTTGCCCCTATAAAGCTATACCCTCTGCGGCAGATCTCAAAGACTCTGGCGATTTTAAAGAAATCACAAAGGGTATAATAGCGTATAAAAAAACTTCCCCCTCACCCTCTTTACCTCTATTGCGTTGGTCGCTCAGGGAACAAATGTATAAATTTTCTATTCCGGCGGGCAGTAAGCACACACTTCGTGTAGATACTATAGGAGCAGATGTAAAAAAAATAGTACGCGCACCTGATTCTGTAAGTATCAATTTATTAGGCTATCGTTATAGCGAGCAAGCTGTTTTGGATAGTTTGGTTTTTGAAAATAATTATCCAGAGAACAATGATTTTTATGTAAAACTGTATCAGCACCGTGACAGCATACAGCGCGATTCCAGCACTTGGTATCGTCCGTTTGATAAATCATATACACTTGAAAATTTGCCTGACGGGGTTTATACAATACATCTTTTGAACAATGATGAAGAAATAAAAACTTCTGTTTTCACAGTGAGTGAACAACCCTTAGTGCCGCAAGTATCTACTTATAACTATGCCGAAAACCCCGAACCAAATCTATATCAATATTGCAAAGAATTTATGCCTGATACTTTATACGCTCAGGGAACAAATATAAAGTGGTATGAAATGCTTGCTGATAGCATTTATGCGTTGCTGGCAGAGGGTAATACATATTTTCCAACCTCTAATGATCAGGTTATCTATGTGTCGCAAACAACTGCTTTAGGATATGAAAGTGAAAAACTGGCAATTACGCTTGAGCCGCTGCCGCCTCCGAATTTGGGTGGCGGATATTTTAATTTGTATGAGCAACCAGGTAGTTGCGATGTTACTTTTGGGTACAATTGTTTATATTGCGTTGCATATTGTGTGGACGATGAATTTCCTTTTGTGCTTCAAGTAGGATTGCAATCTATTAACTTCTATAAAGATGGTGTCCCCATTTCAGCACCATACGTTGGAAATCAATACGACTACAATTACGCCTGTCTGTGTCTTGGGCATTGTAATTATTATGCTACGAAGGGCAATGGGGTTTATACGATAGAATTTTATCTTAAAAATGAATATGGTTGTGAAAATGTAATTGCTCATGATTTTAATGTTATCACCTACCCTGATATTGATAAAAAAGTAACAGTGTGCACAGATGATCCTGCTATTGAGTTGGCTGGTGAAAATTTATTGTGGTATGACAACAGTGGAGCTACCTTATTGGGGCAAGGAAATACTTTTGAAATATATTCACCCGGATTTTATCAGGTATCTCAAACGGTAAATGGGGTAGAAGGTCCAAAATGCAAATTTGAGGCTACACTTCAATCGCCGAATTACGACCCCTTCAATCCCAACGACTGTTATAAGCAGCAGCTCGCCGATATAGCAGCAGGTGGCACGAGCAGCATAGGAAATATATCAATAGACGATGTGGCAGTTACTTTTCCGCCCACCGCACCCAACTACACTGACATGACCAAAGAAGATGGCGGCGGCAAACAGGGTTCGCTTGCCTTTGTTCCTACTTCTCGTCGCTTTTCCATAGCCCCCAATCCGGTGGAAGATGTTGCGATATTGCGCCTGCCTGCCGATATGGAGGTGGAACTTCGTTTGTGGTCGGCAGCAGGAAAATTGTTGTGGGAGCAACAAAAAGCGGCAGATGGCGAACGCATAACAATGGCAGATTTAGCGGCGGGCGTATATTATGTGGAGTTGCGCTCGGCGAGCGGCGTATATAGTATGAAATTAGTGAAAATTGACAAGTAG